The following coding sequences are from one Pocillopora verrucosa isolate sample1 chromosome 5, ASM3666991v2, whole genome shotgun sequence window:
- the LOC131780423 gene encoding melatonin receptor type 1A-like — protein sequence MDLLESLSHELAKRGNHLLWIETVMFSIINVAAFLGNLSVCYAVYRNQRLRTLSNMFVVALAVSDILMSTFCMPFSVVTLIRGQWIFGDTFCRFHGFGVFTFGLASLHTMGLIAVSRYFCIVKPERYIVLFKKQKILLYIGVVWCTAFIGSVPPFLFSHGGFEFQPGKAMCLYTFDTNIAYTVFIECVYVATPLTLIIVCYAKVFYTVSRSNQVFSLENNPQVLRANVEEAKVTKTLAAVMAGFACCWLPVCIIDYTDAAYGEPTLPRQAYLTYGFLVYLSSTINPFIYGATNKHFRRQYRVIFNNMFCMKVCRCSETFDADYSSDCRRHGPKVQITSLA from the coding sequence ATGGATTTACTCGAATCGCTTTCTCACGAACTTGCCAAAAGAGGTAACCATCTGCTCTGGATTGAAACAGTAATGTTTAGCATTATAAATGTCGCAGCTTTCCTTGGAAATCTGTCAGTCTGTTACGCGGTCTACCGAAACCAAAGACTCCGCACACTTTCCAATATGTTCGTCGTCGCGTTGGCTGTGAGTGATATTCTTATGTCAACCTTTTGTATGCCATTTTCTGTTGTTACTTTGATTCGAGGCCAGTGGATCTTTGGTGACACCTTTTGCCGGTTCCATGGGTTCGGAGTGTTTACATTTGGACTGGCATCTTTGCACACCATGGGATTAATTGCTGTAAGTCGATATTTCTGCATCGTAAAACCTGAGAGGTACATCGTGTtatttaaaaagcaaaaaattctGCTCTACATCGGTGTTGTCTGGTGTACCGCTTTCATTGGTTCCGTTCCACCCTTTCTATTCAGTCATGGTGGGTTCGAATTCCAACCAGGCAAGGCCATGTGTTTGTACACATTCGACACCAACATAGCCTACACCGTATTCATCGAATGCGTCTACGTCGCGACACCTTTGACATTAATAATAGTCTGCTATGCAAAAGTGTTCTACACGGTGTCACGATCCAATCAAGTTTTCTCATTGGAAAATAACCCCCAGGTGCTAAGAGCTAACGTCGAAGAAGCAAAAGTCACCAAAACTTTAGCAGCAGTGATGGCTGGTTTTGCTTGTTGTTGGCTTCCAGTGTGCATCATCGACTACACTGATGCAGCCTACGGCGAACCCACTCTGCCCAGACAAGCTTACCTTACATACGGTTTCTTGGTCTATCTGAGCAGTACAATCAACCCGTTCATTTATGGAGCCACAAATAAGCATTTCAGACGACAATACAGAGTGATTTTTAACAACATGTTTTGCATGAAAGTATGTCGCTGCTCCGAAACGTTTGACGCGGACTATTCCAGCGATTGTCGAAGACACGGCCCCAAGGTACAGATCACAAGCTTGGCATAA